The following proteins come from a genomic window of Gynuella sunshinyii YC6258:
- a CDS encoding extracellular solute-binding protein, with product MKFLQSLTALALWSFSTIATMSQAETVTMLHEENKPEQQALWDQFAREFEAQHPGVKIEMQYMENEQFKAKLPTLLQSDNRPNIFYSWGGGNFIDRAKYGVLDDITAKSATLKATLSEGSLSAFTYKQHIYGVPYTLAQVGFWYNKALFAKAGVKGDDIKTWDDFLNAVKKLKKAGVTPIALGAADKWPAHFYWTYLAMRTGGASTFNAAMAGDIDWDNPDYVQAGKLFQQLVALDPFQPGYAAATYGDASGKFGDQEAAMHLMGDWEMTVQKDNSADKQGIPRNQLGFFNFPSVKGGKGSGSDTLGGVTGFAFSKDGGTDTAVKWMEYFLAKPQQMRLAKAGVIIPVAKGADDGVEDPFRQQIAANIANAQWHQVYLDQALGADIGGTINDFSAMLATGDIDAKGAVEMLQEAWEMR from the coding sequence ATGAAATTTTTGCAATCGCTCACAGCGCTCGCGTTGTGGTCATTTTCGACTATTGCAACCATGTCCCAGGCCGAAACCGTTACCATGTTGCATGAAGAAAACAAACCGGAACAACAAGCCCTTTGGGATCAGTTCGCCCGCGAATTTGAAGCCCAGCATCCTGGAGTCAAAATTGAAATGCAGTATATGGAAAACGAGCAGTTCAAAGCCAAACTGCCAACTCTGCTGCAATCAGATAACCGACCAAACATCTTTTACAGCTGGGGTGGGGGTAACTTTATTGACCGCGCCAAATATGGCGTACTTGATGACATAACAGCCAAAAGCGCAACTCTTAAAGCAACTCTAAGTGAAGGATCATTATCTGCGTTTACGTATAAACAGCATATTTATGGTGTTCCCTACACCCTTGCTCAGGTTGGATTTTGGTACAACAAAGCATTGTTTGCCAAAGCTGGCGTCAAAGGAGATGACATAAAAACCTGGGATGATTTTTTGAACGCTGTCAAAAAACTTAAAAAAGCAGGTGTTACCCCAATTGCTCTCGGTGCAGCTGATAAATGGCCGGCACATTTTTACTGGACGTATCTTGCGATGCGTACCGGCGGAGCAAGTACTTTCAATGCTGCTATGGCCGGTGATATTGATTGGGATAATCCAGACTACGTACAAGCCGGCAAGCTGTTCCAGCAGCTGGTTGCACTGGATCCCTTCCAACCAGGATACGCTGCGGCAACCTATGGAGATGCCTCAGGTAAATTCGGAGATCAGGAAGCAGCCATGCATTTAATGGGCGACTGGGAAATGACTGTTCAAAAAGACAACTCAGCTGACAAACAGGGAATTCCCCGTAATCAGTTGGGCTTCTTTAACTTCCCCAGCGTTAAGGGCGGCAAAGGCAGCGGTAGCGATACCTTAGGGGGCGTTACTGGTTTTGCTTTCAGTAAAGACGGTGGGACAGATACCGCGGTCAAATGGATGGAATATTTTCTGGCCAAGCCGCAGCAAATGAGACTGGCAAAAGCCGGCGTTATTATTCCGGTAGCCAAAGGTGCTGACGATGGTGTTGAAGATCCATTTCGCCAACAAATTGCTGCCAACATTGCCAACGCCCAATGGCATCAGGTCTATTTGGATCAGGCCTTGGGTGCCGACATTGGCGGAACCATCAATGACTTTTCTGCCATGCTGGCAACTGGCGACATAGACGCAAAAGGCGCAGTTGAAATGCTCCAGGAAGCTTGGGAAATGCGCTGA
- a CDS encoding carbohydrate ABC transporter permease — MSSINSKGTPWAAFQQWLYTRNMGSRLTTLLFFLPPALVLFTLFVAMPISEAIYYSFFKWKGLTAISDSGEWNGWGNYLLVLKHSVFHTAVLNTLKLIAVSLCVQLPVAMAIALMVAEQGRLNSLFRLIYFLPFILADVVAGLIWRYVYDGDYGLVGQISRFFGAEGYYPLADKDSAFNAILLVTIWKYTGYHMMIYIAGLQGIPRDLLEAAKLDGASRWQTIIRIKLPLIKHAIQLSIFFSIIGALQFFEMVIPLTNGGPANSSHTIVTYLYQYGIVRMRVGLGSSVGVMLFVACVLFAFMYQKFIMTRDD, encoded by the coding sequence ATGTCTTCTATAAATTCAAAAGGCACCCCTTGGGCAGCTTTTCAGCAATGGCTGTATACGCGCAACATGGGTAGCCGACTAACAACATTACTCTTTTTCCTGCCTCCGGCACTGGTATTATTTACTTTGTTTGTTGCCATGCCTATTTCAGAAGCCATCTACTACAGTTTCTTTAAATGGAAAGGGCTGACGGCAATTTCTGACTCGGGCGAATGGAACGGCTGGGGTAATTACTTACTGGTATTGAAACATTCAGTCTTTCACACAGCAGTACTGAATACCCTGAAACTCATTGCCGTTTCATTGTGTGTGCAATTGCCGGTTGCCATGGCTATTGCCCTTATGGTTGCGGAGCAAGGGCGCCTTAACAGCCTGTTCCGATTGATTTATTTTTTGCCGTTCATTCTTGCAGATGTTGTCGCCGGCCTTATATGGCGTTATGTCTATGACGGAGATTATGGACTAGTTGGTCAAATATCCAGATTCTTTGGCGCCGAAGGTTACTATCCTCTCGCGGACAAGGATTCTGCTTTCAATGCTATTCTATTGGTAACTATATGGAAATATACCGGCTATCACATGATGATCTATATCGCCGGCCTGCAGGGGATTCCCAGAGATCTGCTTGAAGCAGCCAAACTGGACGGTGCCAGTCGCTGGCAAACCATCATTCGAATCAAACTACCACTAATAAAACACGCTATTCAGTTATCTATATTTTTCAGCATTATCGGTGCTCTACAATTTTTTGAAATGGTCATCCCATTAACCAACGGCGGCCCAGCCAACAGCAGCCATACCATCGTCACCTATTTATACCAATACGGCATTGTCCGCATGCGAGTCGGCTTGGGCAGCAGTGTTGGTGTCATGTTGTTTGTTGCCTGTGTTCTGTTTGCATTCATGTACCAGAAATTCATCATGACCAGGGATGACTGA
- a CDS encoding glycoside hydrolase family 43 protein, which translates to MTIQVTNPILPGFNPDPSICRVGNDYYIATSTFEWYPGVQISHSRDLKNWQIVSRPLNRPSQLNMLGNPDSCGVWAPCLSYADGQFWLIYTDVKRHTGSFKDAHNYLVTCDTIDGEWSDPTYLNSSGFDPSLFHEDDGTKWLVNMIWDYRPNHNRFGGILLQQYNPQIKQLTGPIKNIYRGTNLGLVEGPHLYKRNGYYYLFVAEGGTEYNHAETVARADNLFGPYETMPGDHLLTSRLHPEAELQRAGHASMATTPEGYDILVHLCGRPIRNKKVCILGRETAIQNLVWEDDWPQLSHGSQVPLKVVDLPIEQEQPFPSAPTRINFDQPTLDIRWQWLRTPYPQNFISLTERPGHLRLKGQESVGSVFNQSLLAIRQTDFHFQAQTQLEFSPADFQQQAGLICYYNTHKYHYLYISHDETQGRHLGIMSCMAAMDWQSEFPESQMLKQIPIPQTGPLSLRATMENDTLLFSWSADEKHWHQIDVVLDSSILSDEAGLGAGSNFTGAFVGLSCQDLSGQKRHADFKYFEYLGFDQ; encoded by the coding sequence ATGACAATACAAGTAACCAATCCAATTTTGCCAGGCTTCAATCCGGATCCATCAATTTGCCGTGTTGGTAACGACTACTATATCGCCACATCGACGTTTGAATGGTATCCCGGAGTTCAAATTTCTCATTCAAGGGATCTTAAGAACTGGCAGATAGTATCCAGACCGCTGAATCGACCAAGTCAATTAAACATGCTCGGCAACCCAGATTCGTGTGGCGTCTGGGCTCCGTGCTTAAGCTATGCCGATGGACAATTTTGGCTGATATATACTGACGTTAAACGACACACTGGAAGTTTCAAAGATGCCCATAATTACCTGGTGACTTGTGATACGATCGATGGTGAATGGAGTGACCCAACCTACCTCAACAGCAGTGGTTTTGATCCGTCACTGTTTCACGAGGATGATGGAACTAAATGGCTGGTCAATATGATTTGGGATTACCGTCCAAACCATAATCGCTTTGGTGGTATTCTGCTGCAACAATATAACCCTCAGATAAAACAACTGACTGGCCCAATCAAAAATATCTATCGGGGTACAAACCTTGGTTTGGTTGAAGGTCCGCATCTATACAAACGTAACGGATATTACTATTTGTTTGTTGCAGAAGGAGGCACGGAATACAATCATGCAGAAACAGTTGCTCGTGCTGATAACTTATTCGGGCCTTATGAAACTATGCCCGGAGACCATCTGTTAACCAGCCGCCTTCATCCGGAAGCGGAGCTGCAGCGTGCTGGCCACGCCTCAATGGCCACCACTCCAGAAGGTTACGATATTCTGGTACATTTATGTGGTCGTCCCATCAGAAACAAAAAAGTCTGCATTCTCGGCAGGGAAACAGCCATACAAAATCTCGTATGGGAAGATGACTGGCCACAACTTTCTCACGGTAGCCAAGTGCCACTAAAGGTTGTTGATTTGCCAATTGAACAAGAACAGCCATTTCCTTCTGCGCCAACGCGTATCAACTTTGACCAGCCAACTCTGGACATTCGCTGGCAGTGGCTACGAACCCCCTATCCTCAGAACTTTATCTCACTAACTGAAAGGCCTGGCCATTTACGCCTGAAAGGTCAGGAATCCGTCGGCTCTGTTTTCAATCAATCACTATTAGCAATACGACAGACAGATTTCCATTTTCAGGCCCAAACGCAACTGGAGTTCAGCCCCGCTGATTTTCAGCAGCAGGCAGGACTTATATGCTACTACAATACGCACAAGTATCATTATCTCTATATCAGTCATGATGAAACACAAGGGCGCCATCTTGGTATTATGAGCTGCATGGCCGCAATGGACTGGCAATCAGAGTTTCCTGAGTCTCAAATGCTCAAGCAGATTCCCATTCCTCAGACAGGTCCCCTCTCACTACGAGCGACAATGGAAAATGATACGTTGCTGTTTTCCTGGTCAGCGGACGAAAAACACTGGCACCAAATAGATGTCGTTCTGGATTCAAGTATCCTTTCAGATGAAGCAGGACTCGGTGCTGGATCCAACTTTACCGGCGCGTTTGTAGGATTAAGCTGTCAGGACCTCTCTGGCCAGAAGCGCCATGCTGACTTTAAGTATTTTGAGTACCTGGGGTTTGATCAATAA
- a CDS encoding carbohydrate ABC transporter permease, whose amino-acid sequence MTEKHKIRKWPLPSFAKTFKLTFLFATSTFILIPFYATFLGGFKSTGELRTQPFSLPEKWDLSHYQQILSDPSLWQMLANSFLYTFLTISFTLLIASMVAFTFSHIHFFGKRFAYSYLISGMMFPAATAILSLFIKIRDFGLLDSTIGLVLPQIAFGLAMSVLFFKSFFEQLPKELFEAAMVDGCSYLRFFFQIIIPLSTPILATVGVFLLVSSWNSYILPLILLNSPDKYPWTLGLMQFRGQYNVEWNLVLGYITVTIIPAIVFFLLAQRYIVAGLSQGAVKG is encoded by the coding sequence ATGACTGAAAAACACAAGATTCGTAAATGGCCGCTTCCGTCATTTGCAAAAACATTCAAGCTTACTTTTTTGTTTGCGACATCAACGTTTATTCTGATTCCTTTTTATGCAACGTTTCTCGGAGGTTTTAAGAGTACCGGTGAGTTACGCACCCAACCTTTTTCGCTACCCGAAAAATGGGATCTGAGCCACTACCAACAGATTCTCAGCGATCCATCGTTATGGCAAATGCTGGCCAACTCATTTCTGTATACTTTTCTGACGATCAGCTTCACGCTGTTGATTGCAAGTATGGTGGCCTTCACTTTTTCACACATTCATTTCTTCGGTAAACGCTTTGCCTATTCATATCTGATCAGCGGAATGATGTTTCCTGCCGCCACAGCCATTCTTTCACTATTCATTAAGATCAGGGATTTCGGTTTACTGGATTCTACGATTGGTCTGGTGCTACCTCAGATTGCATTTGGGCTGGCTATGTCAGTTCTGTTTTTCAAATCTTTTTTTGAACAACTTCCCAAAGAATTGTTCGAAGCAGCGATGGTAGATGGTTGTAGTTATCTGCGTTTTTTCTTCCAGATCATCATTCCCCTATCAACGCCTATTCTTGCAACAGTTGGAGTATTTTTACTGGTCAGCAGTTGGAACAGCTACATCCTGCCACTGATTTTGCTCAACTCTCCAGACAAATACCCCTGGACTCTTGGGCTTATGCAGTTTCGCGGCCAGTACAATGTTGAATGGAACCTGGTGCTAGGCTACATCACGGTTACCATTATTCCCGCTATTGTTTTCTTCCTCTTGGCTCAACGCTACATCGTCGCCGGGCTCAGTCAGGGCGCGGTAAAAGGATAA
- a CDS encoding regulatory protein RecX, which translates to MNKTPWNYALSLLARREYSRKELYQKLSSHFPDCSHIQVEDVLERLKSAGLQSDERMADAWTRSRYHKGKGPLLIARELAGKGVSEQLVREALAQPEFEWGRMASSVAQKKWLTIAGDEQGKIKITRFLNSRGFNFDHIDSALAELGI; encoded by the coding sequence ATGAATAAAACTCCCTGGAACTATGCTTTATCATTACTGGCTAGGAGAGAGTACAGCCGGAAAGAGCTTTATCAGAAGCTTAGTTCGCATTTTCCTGATTGCAGTCATATACAAGTAGAAGATGTGCTGGAGAGGCTGAAAAGTGCTGGGCTTCAGTCAGATGAACGAATGGCAGATGCCTGGACTCGCTCCAGGTATCATAAAGGTAAAGGGCCCCTATTGATTGCCAGGGAACTTGCTGGCAAGGGAGTTAGTGAACAACTTGTACGGGAAGCCCTTGCCCAGCCTGAGTTTGAATGGGGGCGAATGGCAAGTTCAGTGGCACAGAAAAAATGGTTAACCATTGCTGGTGATGAGCAGGGAAAAATAAAAATTACCCGCTTTCTGAATAGTCGGGGTTTCAATTTCGATCACATCGATAGTGCTCTGGCAGAGCTTGGGATATAA
- a CDS encoding helix-turn-helix domain-containing protein codes for MTLSKEQNVLVLLDVKHPYDRMLIDGMVEALQNSNDNLQMSFMAYDEALLVAQDDHWDAIVADFDRPGNVELCRRLQVPVVGLMSYHHVLPEIQLPGLIYVAPDTQSIVVKALEHLVACGVRQFGYFSGMAAEIGLWAEQRENLFRQCVEENGYQWLGGFDTFTIRQHLTQGTYGHRGYLCASDTQARQLITLAGKLQLNVPGDLAIIGIDNDAVENQLSKVPICTVPLDPRQLGVAAYNALRELRDIQSCQHHLVSSGDVVNRLSAYLSVSDDALVSKAMKYIYCHYHRPIKAEQIIVECHTSRSTLESRFKKHLHKTIHQVLHEVRLKHAKELLSHTDTPIEDIALQCGLSSIQYLYYLFRKEVGMTPNQYRLEFSHKHRDSPFTSRI; via the coding sequence ATGACCTTGAGCAAGGAACAGAATGTACTGGTATTGCTGGATGTTAAGCATCCGTATGACCGAATGCTCATCGATGGTATGGTCGAGGCGCTGCAAAACTCGAATGATAATTTGCAAATGTCCTTTATGGCTTACGATGAGGCTCTGCTGGTGGCTCAGGATGACCATTGGGATGCCATTGTTGCGGATTTTGATCGGCCAGGAAATGTTGAGTTGTGTCGGCGACTTCAGGTTCCGGTCGTGGGTCTGATGAGCTATCACCATGTATTACCGGAAATCCAATTGCCGGGGCTCATTTATGTTGCCCCCGATACCCAGTCTATTGTGGTGAAAGCATTGGAACACCTGGTTGCCTGTGGCGTGCGGCAGTTTGGCTATTTTTCCGGAATGGCTGCAGAAATAGGATTATGGGCTGAACAGCGTGAGAACCTGTTCCGGCAGTGCGTTGAAGAGAATGGCTATCAATGGTTGGGAGGCTTTGACACATTTACCATTCGGCAACATCTTACCCAGGGAACATATGGTCACAGAGGATATTTGTGCGCCAGTGATACCCAGGCCCGGCAGCTTATTACCCTGGCGGGGAAACTGCAGCTGAATGTACCGGGTGATCTTGCGATTATTGGCATTGACAATGATGCTGTCGAGAACCAATTGTCCAAAGTACCAATATGCACTGTACCGTTGGATCCCAGGCAGTTAGGTGTGGCGGCGTATAATGCGTTGCGTGAACTTAGAGACATCCAGTCGTGCCAGCATCATTTGGTGAGCTCTGGAGATGTCGTCAATCGGCTGTCTGCCTATCTGTCTGTCAGTGATGATGCACTGGTGTCAAAAGCCATGAAGTACATTTATTGTCACTACCATCGCCCGATTAAAGCTGAGCAGATCATCGTTGAATGTCATACTTCCAGAAGTACGCTTGAAAGTCGCTTTAAGAAGCATCTTCATAAAACCATCCACCAGGTTTTACATGAAGTCAGGTTGAAGCACGCTAAAGAGCTGCTTTCCCATACCGATACACCCATTGAAGATATCGCCCTTCAATGCGGCCTTTCCAGTATTCAATATCTCTACTATCTGTTTCGCAAGGAAGTTGGGATGACACCCAATCAGTATCGTCTCGAATTCAGCCATAAGCACAGGGACTCTCCGTTCACTTCGCGGATCTGA
- the alaS gene encoding alanine--tRNA ligase gives MKSSEIRERFLSFFEKNGHTRIDSSSLVPVNDPTLLFTNAGMNQFKEVFLGLDVRDYNRATTSQRCVRAGGKHNDLENVGYTARHHTFFEMLGNFSFGDYFKEDAIRYAWTFLTEELGLPKDRLWVTVHYEDKEAEDIWLNKMGIDPNRFSRMGDKDNFWMMGDTGPCGPCSEIFYDHGPEVAGGPPGSEGDDLDRYIEIWNLVFMQFDQQPDGSRVNLPKPSVDTGMGLERLSAVLQHVHSNYEIDLFQALIKAAAKVTGASNLEDKSLRVIADHIRSAAFLVVDGVMPSNEGRGYVLRRIIRRAIRHGHKVGQKGVFFYQLVDALVAEMGQPYPELARLAEQVKKVLRQEEEQFAKTLDNGMRLLTEVIEGLEGQVIPGETVFKLYDTYGFPLDLTADIAREHDLIIDEDGFNKSMERQRKLSQESSDFSMKIEQVIDFGSKTEFSGYEVLSDDAVVAALLDGEQNMVAALAENTEGAVVLDKTAFYAESGGQAGDVGVIEWPGGRFEVRDTIKNGDNHVHYGKVVKGELTKSSPVKALVDQTKRATTAKHHSATHLLHAALRQVLGEHVQQKGSLVTFDRLRFDFSHFEPVTVAQLTEIEQIVNQQVIANTPVQTELMPIDKAKEKGAMALFGEKYGDEVRVLTMGENNYSVELCGGTHVSRTGDIGLVKLVAETGIAAGVRRIEAVAGPYALAYVNTMEQSLHNIAGLLKASSSNVQDKVQGLLQKNRQMEKELDQLKSKLASSQGSDLVSKAEEVGGTKVLAVKVDGVDQKALAELMDQLKNKLGSCVVVLASVIDGKGQLAVGVSKDLTSRIKAGELVNYVAGQLDGKGGGKPDLARAGFADIQNIERVLAVVPSWVGENL, from the coding sequence ATGAAGAGTTCTGAAATTAGAGAGCGTTTTCTATCTTTTTTTGAGAAAAATGGACACACCCGCATCGACAGCAGCTCGCTGGTACCGGTAAATGATCCCACCTTACTGTTCACCAATGCCGGTATGAACCAGTTCAAAGAGGTATTTCTCGGACTGGATGTCAGAGATTATAACCGCGCAACCACGTCCCAGCGTTGTGTTCGTGCAGGTGGCAAGCATAATGACCTGGAGAACGTTGGTTATACTGCCAGACACCATACCTTTTTTGAAATGCTGGGGAATTTCAGTTTCGGGGACTATTTCAAAGAAGATGCTATCCGCTATGCGTGGACATTTTTGACCGAAGAGTTGGGGCTGCCCAAAGACAGGCTCTGGGTCACTGTTCATTATGAAGATAAAGAAGCAGAAGATATCTGGTTGAACAAAATGGGCATTGACCCTAATCGATTCTCCCGTATGGGCGATAAAGATAACTTCTGGATGATGGGAGATACTGGCCCCTGTGGTCCTTGTTCCGAGATTTTTTATGACCATGGTCCGGAAGTGGCTGGTGGTCCTCCAGGCAGCGAAGGCGATGATCTTGACCGCTATATCGAGATCTGGAATCTCGTATTTATGCAGTTTGATCAACAGCCGGATGGTTCTCGGGTTAACCTTCCCAAGCCCTCCGTAGATACTGGCATGGGGCTGGAACGCTTGTCTGCGGTTTTGCAGCATGTGCACTCAAATTATGAAATTGATTTATTCCAGGCATTGATAAAGGCTGCAGCCAAAGTCACTGGTGCATCCAATCTGGAAGATAAATCCCTGCGTGTCATTGCTGACCATATCCGTTCAGCGGCGTTTCTTGTGGTCGATGGAGTTATGCCTTCCAATGAGGGGCGTGGTTATGTGTTGCGTCGCATTATTCGCCGGGCCATACGTCACGGTCATAAAGTGGGCCAGAAAGGTGTGTTTTTCTACCAGTTGGTGGATGCGTTGGTGGCGGAAATGGGACAGCCTTATCCGGAGCTGGCGCGATTGGCTGAACAGGTCAAAAAAGTGCTGCGTCAGGAAGAGGAACAGTTTGCCAAAACGCTGGATAATGGAATGCGTCTGTTGACTGAAGTGATTGAAGGGCTGGAAGGTCAGGTTATTCCGGGAGAAACGGTGTTCAAGTTGTATGACACATACGGCTTCCCGCTGGATTTGACTGCTGATATTGCCCGTGAGCATGATCTCATTATTGATGAAGATGGCTTTAATAAATCAATGGAGCGTCAGCGTAAGCTGTCGCAGGAATCCAGCGATTTCTCAATGAAAATTGAGCAGGTCATTGATTTTGGCTCTAAGACGGAATTCAGTGGTTACGAGGTTTTATCTGATGATGCTGTTGTGGCGGCATTGTTGGATGGTGAGCAGAATATGGTGGCCGCTTTGGCGGAAAATACCGAAGGTGCGGTTGTCCTCGATAAAACTGCTTTTTATGCCGAGAGCGGCGGACAGGCAGGTGATGTTGGTGTGATTGAGTGGCCAGGGGGGCGCTTTGAAGTACGCGATACCATTAAAAATGGTGATAATCACGTTCATTACGGCAAAGTGGTGAAAGGAGAACTGACCAAGTCTTCACCCGTGAAAGCTCTGGTGGATCAGACTAAGCGTGCGACCACGGCCAAGCATCATAGTGCTACGCATCTGTTACATGCTGCTTTACGGCAGGTGTTGGGTGAGCATGTACAGCAGAAAGGATCACTGGTGACATTTGATCGCCTGCGCTTTGACTTCTCTCATTTCGAACCGGTGACCGTTGCTCAGCTTACCGAGATAGAGCAGATCGTTAACCAGCAGGTCATTGCCAATACCCCGGTTCAGACTGAACTGATGCCGATTGACAAGGCAAAAGAAAAGGGTGCGATGGCGCTGTTTGGTGAAAAGTATGGTGACGAGGTCAGAGTATTGACCATGGGGGAAAATAACTACTCTGTCGAACTATGTGGTGGAACCCATGTCAGCAGAACCGGAGATATCGGCCTGGTCAAACTGGTTGCGGAGACGGGCATTGCCGCTGGTGTTCGAAGAATTGAAGCAGTAGCCGGACCTTATGCTCTGGCTTACGTCAATACTATGGAGCAGTCACTGCACAATATCGCAGGATTGTTGAAGGCTTCTTCAAGTAATGTTCAGGACAAGGTTCAGGGTTTGTTGCAGAAAAACCGACAGATGGAGAAAGAGCTGGATCAGCTTAAATCCAAGCTGGCCAGTAGCCAAGGGTCAGATCTGGTTTCAAAAGCGGAGGAGGTTGGTGGCACCAAAGTACTCGCGGTTAAGGTGGATGGGGTAGACCAGAAAGCTTTGGCTGAGCTGATGGATCAGTTGAAAAATAAACTGGGCTCCTGTGTGGTGGTGCTGGCCAGTGTTATCGATGGTAAAGGACAGCTGGCGGTCGGAGTTTCCAAAGATCTGACCAGCCGTATTAAAGCCGGAGAACTGGTTAATTATGTTGCTGGGCAGCTGGATGGCAAAGGTGGTGGCAAGCCTGATCTTGCTCGTGCCGGATTTGCTGATATCCAGAATATTGAGAGAGTTTTGGCCGTGGTGCCTTCCTGGGTTGGGGAGAACCTTTGA
- the recA gene encoding recombinase RecA gives MEDNKQKALAAALSQIERQFGKGSVMRMGDKERVQIPAISTGSLGLDVALGIGGLPRGRIVEIYGPESSGKTTLTLQVIAEAQKQGGTCAFVDAEHALDPIYAEKLGVNVSDLLVSQPDTGEQALEIADMLVRSNAVDVLIIDSVAALVPKAEIEGDMGDTHVGLQARLMSQALRKITGNVKNANCLVIFINQIRMKIGVMFGSPETTTGGNALKFYSSVRLDIRRTGTIKEGEEVVGSETRVKVVKNKVAPPFKQADFQIMYGKGIYRLGEVLDWGVKLGLVEKSGAWYSYQGNKIGQGKANAARFLEENAEVGQEIETLIRQQVLGGVAGASVSAEKAEAEVEEIE, from the coding sequence ATGGAAGACAACAAGCAAAAAGCCTTGGCAGCCGCTCTGTCACAAATAGAACGTCAATTTGGCAAGGGTTCTGTCATGAGGATGGGAGACAAGGAAAGGGTTCAGATTCCAGCCATCTCCACCGGATCTTTAGGGCTTGATGTGGCATTGGGTATTGGTGGTCTTCCCAGAGGGCGGATTGTTGAAATTTACGGACCAGAGTCTTCAGGTAAAACCACATTGACCCTACAGGTTATTGCTGAGGCGCAAAAACAGGGCGGTACCTGTGCGTTTGTGGATGCAGAGCATGCGCTTGACCCAATATATGCTGAAAAACTTGGGGTGAATGTTTCTGATTTGTTGGTGTCTCAGCCAGATACCGGAGAGCAGGCACTTGAAATTGCCGATATGCTGGTACGATCAAATGCTGTTGATGTGTTGATTATCGACTCTGTGGCGGCTTTGGTGCCAAAGGCTGAAATTGAAGGTGACATGGGTGATACGCATGTCGGTTTGCAGGCACGTTTGATGTCTCAGGCACTGAGAAAAATTACCGGAAATGTTAAAAATGCCAACTGTCTTGTCATTTTTATTAACCAGATCCGAATGAAAATTGGAGTTATGTTTGGCTCCCCTGAAACCACTACTGGTGGAAATGCACTGAAGTTTTATTCTTCTGTTCGTCTGGATATTCGTCGTACAGGTACCATAAAAGAAGGCGAAGAAGTAGTTGGTAGTGAAACCCGGGTTAAAGTTGTGAAAAATAAAGTGGCCCCGCCATTTAAACAGGCCGATTTTCAGATTATGTATGGGAAAGGCATTTATCGCTTGGGTGAGGTTTTGGACTGGGGTGTTAAACTTGGTTTAGTTGAGAAATCAGGTGCCTGGTATAGCTATCAAGGTAATAAGATTGGCCAGGGCAAAGCAAATGCTGCTCGTTTCCTGGAAGAGAATGCGGAAGTTGGTCAGGAAATAGAAACATTGATTCGTCAGCAGGTGCTTGGTGGTGTTGCAGGTGCTTCTGTGAGCGCAGAAAAAGCGGAAGCGGAAGTGGAAGAAATCGAATAA